The proteins below come from a single Hyperolius riggenbachi isolate aHypRig1 chromosome 8, aHypRig1.pri, whole genome shotgun sequence genomic window:
- the LOC137528065 gene encoding carbohydrate sulfotransferase 4-like, giving the protein MPIHKIFFFLLFFAIIFILYQALNIIYLTYTYPSNESQKSPVHVLIISSWRSGSSFLGQIFNHHEDVFYLFEPGHSVWMKFRKQSVELLNYLVRDLFHSLFTCDVSPLRQYLSKGGKSISEMGFFAESRALCSPPSCSFYVPSEGFDRLKCYSRCRNVSLDKMAEACTKYSHVVMKTVRILDLSVLLPLFRDPNLDLRIVHLVRDPRAVASSRKYFSLSIEDRIVLQNNNEKSKNDKVMSKICRSQVAINKFAKTAKHFMHGRYMLLRHEDLALHPVKNLKEIYEFANLRMLEDMESWIYNVTHKEVLTKRGFMTFSKNSSSVVQKWRWKMDFKKVKGVEQVCKEAMDLFGYLPVNSELDMKNVSVELVI; this is encoded by the coding sequence ATGCCGATCCACAaaatcttcttcttccttctctttTTTGCCATCATATTCATTCTGTACCAGGCCCTCAACATCATCTACCTTACCTATACCTACCCTTCTAATGAATCTCAGAAATCTCCTGTCCACGTTCTCATTATATCTTCCTGGCGTTCTGGGTCTTCCTTTCTTGGCCAAATCTTCAACCATCACGAGGATGTCTTCTATCTCTTTGAACCAGGACATTCAGTCTGGATGAAGTTTCGGAAACAGAGTGTTGAGCTACTCAACTACTTGGTCAGGGACCTCTTTCACTCCCTATTCACTTGTGATGTGTCTCCACTTCGACAATACCTTTCCAAGGGTGGGAAGAGTATCTCTGAGATGGGTTTCTTTGCAGAAAGTCGTGCTTTGTGCTCTCCACCATCTTGTTCATTTTATGTTCCATCTGAAGGATTTGATCGTCTCAAGTGCTACAGCCGTTGTAGAAATGTCTCTCTGGATAAAATGGCCGAGGCATGTACTAAATACAGTCATGTGGTGATGAAAACAGTTAGAATCCTAGATTTATCTGTGCTCCTTCCACTTTTTCGAGACCCTAATCTTGATCTACGGATTGTCCACCTTGTGAGAGATCCCCGAGCTGTTGCATCATCAAGAAAATATTTTAGCTTAAGTATCGAGGATCGAATTGTACTTCAGAACAACAATGAAAAAAGCAAGAATGACAAGGTCATGTCAAAGATCTGTAGATCACAAGTAGCCATAAACAAATTTGCCAAAACAGCAAAACATTTCATGCATGGGCGATATATGTTATTACGTCATGAGGACCTAGCTCTACATCCCGTTAAGAACCTCAAAGAGATTTATGAGTTTGCCAACCTAAGGATGTTGGAGGATATGGAGAGCTGGATCTATAATGTCACCCATAAAGAGGTCCTAACAAAAAGAGGTTTCATGACTTTTTCGAAAAACTCCTCATCAGTTGTCCAAAAGTGGAGATGGAAAATGGATTTCAAAAAGGTGAAGGGGGTTGAACAGGTTTGCAAAGAAGCTATGGATTTGTTTGGCTATTTGCCCGTAAATTCAGAACTGGACATGAAAAATGTTAGTGTAGAACTTGTCATTTAG